The Lycium ferocissimum isolate CSIRO_LF1 chromosome 10, AGI_CSIRO_Lferr_CH_V1, whole genome shotgun sequence genome window below encodes:
- the LOC132033947 gene encoding pathogen-related protein-like gives MASLVGGRDKYRKYLSDEEVKNIKWRNGPPSYDVVDKLFEQERTRVWSEGSLEGKMQRLLKMWEMEMVHKADPNDFKTVDPTKFKKIVNGRKGLTPEELAKLGGGYNTFLQTSLPENLRVNNPDEETFESSQRIFRSIFTRGFAIEVLHVYSGPPEIVYKFRHWRYMEGPFKGHAPTGELVELFGIGIFEAFGQRE, from the exons ATGGCCAGTTTAGTAGGAGGGAGAGATAAATACAGAAAATACTTGAGTGATGAAGAGGTCAAAAACATCAAATGGAGAAATGGTCCTCCTAgttatgatgttgttgataagctCTTTGAACAAGAAAGAACTCGT GTTTGGTCTGAAGGATCACTTGAAGGGAAGATGCAGCGGCTATTGAAGATGTGGGAAATGGAAATGGTCCACAAAGCAGATCCTAATGACTTCAAAACTGTTGATCCAACAAAGTTCAAGAAGATTGTCAATG GAAGGAAAGGGTTAACACCGGAAGAATTAGCAAAGCTTGGTGGTGGCTATAATACATTCCTCCAAACTTCATTGCCTGAGAATCTTCGAGTCAACAATCCTGATGAGGAAACATTTGAATCATCACAGAGAATTTTCAGATCAATATTTACACGAGGATTCGCCATCGAAGTCCTCCATGTATATTCAGGACCACCAGAAATTGTCTACAAATTTAGGCATTGGCGTTACATGGAAGGTCCATTTAAAGGACATGCTCCAACAGGAGAACTTGTAGAGCTCTTTGGAATTGGCATTTTTGAAGCAT TTGGACAAAGAGAGTAA